The window CGCGCGAGGAGCTGGTGCGCCGGTTCCAGGAGGGTGAAGTCCCGGTCTTCCTGCTGTCGTTGAAGGCGGCGGGCACGGGCCTGAACCTCACGCGGGCCGAGCATGTCGTGCACTACGACCGCTGGTGGAACCCTGCCGTGGAGGCGCAGGCCACCGACCGCGCGTACCGCATCGGTCAGACGCGGCCCGTGCAGGTGCACCGGCTGATCGCCGAGGGGACGATCGAGGACCGTATCGCCGACATGCTGAGCCGCAAGAAGGAGCTGGCCGATGCCGTGCTCGGCTCCGGTGAGGCGGCGCTCACGGAGCTGACGGATGCGGAACTGGCCGATCTGGTGGAACTGCGAGGGGGCGCACGATGAATCGCTACGACGGTGACGAGGACGTGGAGCGCACGTTCGCTCCGCTGCCGCCCGCGCACGGGAAGGGCTTCGCGCAGACGTGGTGGGGCCGGGCCTGGATGAAGGCGCTGGAGGACACCGCGCTCGACTCCCAGCAGCTCAAGGCGGGCCGCAGGCTCGCCCGCGCGGGAAGCGTGGGCGCGGTGTCGGTGCGCCCGGGGCGCATCACGGCCGTCGTGCAGGACCACGACCGCACACAACACCGGGCGGACGTCCTGCTGGCAGAGCTGTCCGACGAACAGTGGGACCGGTTCCTGGACATGACCGTCGAGCGGGCCGGGCATGTCGCGGCGCTGCTGGACCGCGACATGCCGCCGCACCTGGTCGAGGACGCGGCGGCCACCGGCGTCGACCTGCTGCCCGGCATGGGCGACCTGGAGCCCGAGTGCGACTGCGGGGCCTGGGACCACTGCAGGCACACGGCGGCCCTGTGCTACCAGGTGGCGCGGCTGCTGGACCAGGATCCGTTCGTGCTGCTGTTGATGCGGGGACGGGGTGAACGGGCCCTGCTGGACGACCTCCAGGCCCGCAGCACCGCACCCACCGAGGCGGCGTCCGAACCGGAGGGCGTGGACGCCGCTGAGGCGTTCGCGGCCGGGTACATCCTGCCGCCGCTGCCGGACCTCCCCGAACTCCCCGAGGAGCCGGGTGTACCGCCGTCCCTCGACACCGAGACGCCTCCCCCGTCCGATGTCGACCCCGTCGCCCTGGAGTACCTCGCCGCCCGCACCGCGGCGGAGGCGCACCATCTGCTCGTCGACGCGCTGCGCGGAGCGGCGGAGCGCCCTGACCTGCCGCCGGAACAGGACGCGGTCCGGCTCGCCGCCGGCATTCCCGCGGAGGCCGTGATGGAGCGCCTCGCCGAAGGTTCGGGGCGCAGCCGGGAGCAGTTGGCCCTGGCGGTACGGGCCTGGGAGCTCGGCGGGACGGCCGCGCTGTCCGTACTGGAGGACGAGTGGGCCGTAGAGGGCGAAACCCTCGTACGCGCGCGTGCGGCTCTGGAGTCGGCCTGGGACGAGGGCGAGCGTCCGTCGCTGCGGGCCAAGGGCAACCGGTGGACGGCCGTCGGCACGGCGGGGCAGGTGCGGCTGGGGCTGGACGGCCGCTGGTGGCCGTACCGGAAGGAGCGGGGCCGCTGGGTGCCGGCCGGCGGGCCCTCCCAGGACCCGGCCACGGCACTTGCCTCGGCGGAGCCCGGGTCCGACGGGTAGCGCCCTGCGCGAAGTCCGCCCGGGGATCATGGTGTTCGGGACGTCGGCTCGACGAGCGGCCGACGTCCCGGGTTCATCCGTTGGTCGCGCCGCGTTCCGCGCGGGGCCCAAATCTGGCCGCTGTCAGCGAACTTGCTCCTCAGGAGGCCCGATGTCCCCGCGCCGCGTCCACCGTTCCGTCGCAGCGGGCGTACCCCTTGCCGTCATGGCCGTCCTGGCGGCAACGGGTCCGGCCGCGGGCACACCGTCCGAGGACGCCCGGGTCATCGGCACCGCCACGCTCGGCGACATACCGCTCGCCGCGTTCAGCAACGCCCTGCTGCCCGGCACGGTCGCCGACGACCGGGGTGTCGATCTCGGTGGCATCGGCAGCGACATCTACCCGACGGGCCGCAAGGGCGAGTTCTGGACCGTCACCGACCGCGGGCCCAACGGTCAGATCAAGGTGGACGGCACCAAGCGCCGCACCTTCCCGGTGCCCGGTTTCGACCCGGCGATCGTCAAGATCCGAGTCTCGGGCGACTCGGTGCGGGTCATCGACGCGATCCCGCTGACCACCTCCTCCGGCAAACCCGTCACCGGGCTGTCCAACCAGGAGGGCCGCGACGAGGCGCCGTACTCGTACAACGCGAGCACGCCGCTGTCGTACAACCCCAATGGTCTTGACACCGAGGGCATCGTGCGGGCCAAGAACGGGAGTTTCTGGCTCGTCGACGAGTACGGGCCCTCGCTCGTGCATGTCTCCGCGCGCGGGAAGGTCCTCACGCGCTACGTGCCCGAGGGGCTGAACCTCACCGGCGCCGACTACCCGGTGGTCGAGGCGCTGCCCGCCGTCCTGCTGCACCGCAAGACCAACCGCGGTTTCGAGGGGCTCGCCCAACTTCCCGGCGGCGACCTGGTGATGGCCGTGCAGAGCCCGCTCTCGCTGCCCGACGCGGACGTCGGTGAAGCCTCGCGCACCACTCGTCTGCTGCGTTTCTCGCCGAAGAAGAAGGCGGTCACCGCCGAGTACGCCTACCGCTTCGACCCGGTGAACGTGGTGGACCCCAGCGAGGACGACACCTCCGAGCTGAAGATCTCCTCGGTGGTCGCCGTCGGCGGCAACCGGCTGCTGGTGGAAGAGCGCACCGACAAGGCGGCCCGGCTGCACCTGGTACGGCTGGACAAGGACGCGAACATTCTCGGCGGTCCCTGGGACGACGACACGACGTCGCCGTCGCTGGAGGAGCTCGACGATCCGGCCACCGCGGGCGTGCCCGTCCTCCCCAAGAAGCTGGTCGTCGATCTCGGCACGGTCGCCGGGGTGCCCGGCAAGATCGAGGGCGTCGCGCGCGTGGACCACGACACCCTCGCCCTGATCAACGACAACGACTTCGGCATGACCGACGGGACGGGCGCGTTCGACGCGCAGGGCCGACTGGTCGACAGCGGGATCGAGACGAGGGTGACGTACGTCCGGCTGCCGCGCGGCATCTGACAGCGGCCTGCACGCGTGCGTGGTGGTTCATCTCCGCCACGCATGCGGCCGTTGCCTTACGGCAGTTCGACCTCGTCAAGGTCCGGCAGCAGCGACTCGATCTCACTGGGAAGGTCGCTGGGGAGCTCGCTTGGCAACTCACTGGGGAAACCCGACGGCAGTTCGCTCGGCAGTCTGCTGGGCAGTTCGGTCGGAAGGCTGAACGACGGCCTCGGCGACGGGCTCTCGCTGCTCTCCGCGGGCGCCTTCTCCTCCGGCGACTCGTCGCTCCCCGAGGCCAACAGCACCACCAGAGCGACGGCCACGCCCGCCACGATCACGGCGAGCAGGGCGAGCAGAGGACCGCGTCGCCTTCTCGGGCCTCCGCCGGGCGGCGGGTCGTACGAAGGTGGTCCGAAGCCGTCGGTGGGCGGTCCGAAACCACCGCCCGGGGGCGGCGTGTCGCCCGGCGGTGGACCGGGCGGCTGGGGCGGTACGGGCGGGATGGCCATACCGCCCAGAGTCACCTCCCGGCGGTGATCACGCGAGGCCGTTACGGAAGTTGATACCGGCCCATGCCGTGGACGGCACAATTCCGGTGCATTCCCTGCGGCATGACGTGCGCCGCGCGCGGGACGCCACCGAACGGCAGCGCCCCACGCGCGTGCTCGTTCAGCCCCGCGCCCCCAGCAGATGGTCCATGGCCAGCTGGTCAAGGCGCTCGAAGGCCATCCCGCGCGTGGCGGCAGCCTCGGCGTCGAAGTCCTCGAACGCGGCGCGGTCGGCGAGCAGGGACTGCAGACCGTCGGCCGCGGTGGGCTGCGCGAGTTCGTCCAGGCGCGAGGCCCGCAGCGCCTCCTGGACCTCCGGGTCCGCGCGGAAGGCGGCCGCGCGCTCCTTGAGGATCAGGTAGTTGCGCATGCAGCCCGCGGCCGACGCCCACACGCCGTCCAGGTCCTCGGTCCGCGGCGGCTTGAAGTCGAAGTGGCGCGGTCCGGCGTATCCGGCGCTCTCCAGCAGGTCGACGAGCCAGAAGGCGGCGCGCAGGTCGCCGGCGCCGAAGCGCAGGTCCTGGTCGTACTTGATGCCGGACTGGCCGTTGAGGTCGATGTGGAAGAGCTTGCCCGCCCACAGGGCCTGCGCGATGCCGTGCGGGAAGTTCAGTCCGGCCATCTGCTCGTGGCCGACCTCGGGGTTGACGCCGTACATCTCGGGGCGCTCCAGGCGCTCGATGAATGCCAGCGCGTGCCCGACGGTGGGCAGCAGGATGTCGCCGCGCGGCTCGTTCGGCTTGGGCTCGATGGCGAAGCGCAGGTCGTAGCCCTGGTCGATCACGTACTCGCCGAGGAGGTCGAAGGCCTCCTTCATACGGTCCAGCGCGACGCGCACGTCCTTCGCGGCACCGGACTCGGCGCCCTCGCGGCCGCCCCAGGCGACGTAGATCTTCGCGCCCAGTTCGGCCGCGAGGTCGATGTTGCGGATCGTCTTGCGCAGGGCGTAACGGCGCACGTCACGGTCGTTGGCGGTGAACGCGCCGTCCTTGAAGACGGGGTGCGTGAAGAGGTTCGTCGTGGCCATCGGCACGGTCATGCCGGTCGCGTCGAGAGCCTGCCGGAAGCGCTTGATGTGCGCCTCGCGCTCGGTGTCCGAGGATCCGAAGGGGATCAGGTCGTCGTCGTGGAAGGTGACCCCGTGGGCACCGAGCTCGGCCAGGCGCTGCACTGTCTCGACCGGGTCGAGGGCGCGGCGGGTGGCGTCGCCGAAGGGGTCCCGTCCCTGCCAGCCGACGGTCCACAGGCCGAAGGTGAACCTGTCCTCGGGGGTGGGCTGGTAGTTCATGCCGCGGCTCCTTGGCTGCTGCGAGTTGCTTGCTGCCGACTATTTCGTCATGGCGATTTACAAATTAGTATGCACAGGCATCTCTGGGAAGAGAACAGTTGTCCCCGGGAAGGGACACGAGCCGCACAGCCGCACAAGAGGAGAGCCCGATGTCAGCAGCCGAAGGACCGCTCGTCGTCGGCGTGGACACGTCCACCCAGTCCACCAAGGCCCTCGTCGTCGACGCGGCCACCGGGCAGGTCGTCGCGAGCGGCCAAGCCCCGCACACCGTGTCCTCGGGGGCGGGCCGTGAATCCGACCCCCGCCAGTGGTGGGACGCCCTGTGCGAGGCGCTGCGGCAGTGCGGTGACGCGGCGCACGAGGCCGCCGCGGTGTCGATCGGCGGCCAGCAGCACGGCCTGGTCACCCTGGACGAGCGGGGCGAACCGGTCCGCCCGGCGATGCTGTGGAACGACGTCCGCTCGGCGCCGCAGGCCCGCCGTCTCATCGAGGAACTGGGCGGCCCGAAGGCCTGGGCCGAGCGCACCGGGAGTGTGCCCGGCGCGTCCTTCACGGTGACGAAATGGGCCTGGCTGGCCGAACACGAGCCCGAGGCCGTCCGCGCGACCAAGGCGGTACGACTCCCCCACGACTACCTCACCGAGCGCCTCACCGGACAGGGCACGACCGACCGCGGCGACGCCTCCGGCACGGGCTGGTGGGCGTCCGGGACGGAGTCGTACGACGAGGAAACCCTGGCGCATGTGGGCCTCGACCCCGCGCTGCTGCCCCGGGTGGTCCGGCCCGGCGAGGTGGCGGGCACCGTACGCACCCACCACGACCTGCCGTTCTCCAAGGGCACCCTGGTCGCTCCCGGCACCGGCGACAACGCAGCCGCCGCGCTCGGCCTAGGCCTGCGCCCCGGCACCCCGGTGCTCAGCCTCGGCACCTCCGGGACGGTGTACGCCGTCTCCAAGCACCGCCCCGCGGACCCGACCGGCACGGTCGCGGGCTT of the Streptomyces sp. NBC_00287 genome contains:
- the xylA gene encoding xylose isomerase, which gives rise to MNYQPTPEDRFTFGLWTVGWQGRDPFGDATRRALDPVETVQRLAELGAHGVTFHDDDLIPFGSSDTEREAHIKRFRQALDATGMTVPMATTNLFTHPVFKDGAFTANDRDVRRYALRKTIRNIDLAAELGAKIYVAWGGREGAESGAAKDVRVALDRMKEAFDLLGEYVIDQGYDLRFAIEPKPNEPRGDILLPTVGHALAFIERLERPEMYGVNPEVGHEQMAGLNFPHGIAQALWAGKLFHIDLNGQSGIKYDQDLRFGAGDLRAAFWLVDLLESAGYAGPRHFDFKPPRTEDLDGVWASAAGCMRNYLILKERAAAFRADPEVQEALRASRLDELAQPTAADGLQSLLADRAAFEDFDAEAAATRGMAFERLDQLAMDHLLGARG
- the xylB gene encoding xylulokinase encodes the protein MSAAEGPLVVGVDTSTQSTKALVVDAATGQVVASGQAPHTVSSGAGRESDPRQWWDALCEALRQCGDAAHEAAAVSIGGQQHGLVTLDERGEPVRPAMLWNDVRSAPQARRLIEELGGPKAWAERTGSVPGASFTVTKWAWLAEHEPEAVRATKAVRLPHDYLTERLTGQGTTDRGDASGTGWWASGTESYDEETLAHVGLDPALLPRVVRPGEVAGTVRTHHDLPFSKGTLVAPGTGDNAAAALGLGLRPGTPVLSLGTSGTVYAVSKHRPADPTGTVAGFADAHGDWLPLACTLNCTLAVDRVAALLGLDREAVEPAADVTLLPYLDGERTPNLPNASGLLLGLRHDTTAGQLLQAAYDGAVHSLLGALDLVLDAEADRSAPLLLIGGGARGTAWQQTVRRLSGRAVQVPEAKELVALGAAAQAAGLLTGEDPAAVARRWNTAAGPVLDAVERDEATLARIAGVLSDAAPLLERGTKAQ
- a CDS encoding SWIM zinc finger family protein, whose amino-acid sequence is MNRYDGDEDVERTFAPLPPAHGKGFAQTWWGRAWMKALEDTALDSQQLKAGRRLARAGSVGAVSVRPGRITAVVQDHDRTQHRADVLLAELSDEQWDRFLDMTVERAGHVAALLDRDMPPHLVEDAAATGVDLLPGMGDLEPECDCGAWDHCRHTAALCYQVARLLDQDPFVLLLMRGRGERALLDDLQARSTAPTEAASEPEGVDAAEAFAAGYILPPLPDLPELPEEPGVPPSLDTETPPPSDVDPVALEYLAARTAAEAHHLLVDALRGAAERPDLPPEQDAVRLAAGIPAEAVMERLAEGSGRSREQLALAVRAWELGGTAALSVLEDEWAVEGETLVRARAALESAWDEGERPSLRAKGNRWTAVGTAGQVRLGLDGRWWPYRKERGRWVPAGGPSQDPATALASAEPGSDG
- a CDS encoding esterase-like activity of phytase family protein, yielding MSPRRVHRSVAAGVPLAVMAVLAATGPAAGTPSEDARVIGTATLGDIPLAAFSNALLPGTVADDRGVDLGGIGSDIYPTGRKGEFWTVTDRGPNGQIKVDGTKRRTFPVPGFDPAIVKIRVSGDSVRVIDAIPLTTSSGKPVTGLSNQEGRDEAPYSYNASTPLSYNPNGLDTEGIVRAKNGSFWLVDEYGPSLVHVSARGKVLTRYVPEGLNLTGADYPVVEALPAVLLHRKTNRGFEGLAQLPGGDLVMAVQSPLSLPDADVGEASRTTRLLRFSPKKKAVTAEYAYRFDPVNVVDPSEDDTSELKISSVVAVGGNRLLVEERTDKAARLHLVRLDKDANILGGPWDDDTTSPSLEELDDPATAGVPVLPKKLVVDLGTVAGVPGKIEGVARVDHDTLALINDNDFGMTDGTGAFDAQGRLVDSGIETRVTYVRLPRGI